One segment of Ipomoea triloba cultivar NCNSP0323 chromosome 12, ASM357664v1 DNA contains the following:
- the LOC116000234 gene encoding uncharacterized protein LOC116000234 produces MACFSESYVGPATPTISAPQAATFDVMNPCYFDQQQGHGERFEAGQPETFQYSSILYDASTDPQAIFNDGNEDAQVPGEGSSPMNDPKDYEALLRNFHGVTVDDNSGTNQIENLSNDSRNQVNTNQTSIPNQLMGNQYEQNYDYRQYGYNPEHQPEISQANCNYQYSYQPQGDALANSFYGPKPYGGPTGNGEGDRHFLHPYIHQLPVIFHPFITQVQDVEHDGNCGFRAVATCLGFPKNQWLTIRYNLMEELKSHEMEYTKMFGSQEWYNKVYNSLNFFKSDSAPVEHWMTMPEMGFLIASRYNVILHVLSMTGSTTYLPLRSSPPPWHEHVAIALGYVNNNHYVKVTLTRGYPIPTVAPQWNYFRYDCAYAWITPYEHRINSYNEYVDSNCTREHVILE; encoded by the exons ATGGCTTGTTTTAGTGAGAGTTATGTGGGACCAGCGACGCCAACAATAAGTGCACCACAGGCCGCGACGTTTGATGTTATGAATCCATGTTACTTTGATCAG caacaaGGACATGGAGAAAGATTCGAAGCGGGACAACCCGAAACATTTCAGTATTCATCTATCCTTTATGATGCCAGCACAGACCCCCAAGCAATTTTCAATGACG GGAACGAAGACGCGCAAGTTCCGGGTGAAGGGAGTTCCCCAATGAATGACCCCAAGGATTATGAAGCTCTCTTGAGGAACTTCCATGGGGTAACCGTGGACGACAATTCAGGCACCAACCAAATCGAAAATCTCTCAAACGATTCCCGCAATCAAGTGAACACTAATCAGACATCCATTCCCAATCAG CTTATGGGCAACCAATACGAACAGAATTATGACTACCGGCAGTACGGCTATAATCCAGAGCATCAGCCGGAGATATCTCAAGCAAATTGCAACTATCAATACTCATACCAACCGCAG GGTGATGCCCTTGCGAATTCTTTTTATGGACCAAAGCCTTATGGTGGACCTACTGGAAATGGTGAAG GTGATAGACATTTTTTACATCCATATATTCACCAACTTCCGGTTATATTCCACCCTTTCATCACGCAAGTGCAAGATGTGGAACATGACGGAAATTGTGGATTTCGAGCGGTAGCTACTTGTCTTGGTTTTCCGAAGAACCAATGGTTGACAATTCGATATAATTTAATGGAAGAACTAAAGTCTCACGAGATGGAATATACCAAGATGTTTGGATCTCAAGAATGGTATAATAAGGTCTATAACtcgttgaatttttttaaatcagataGTGCACCAGTTGAGCACTGGATGACTATGCCGGAGATGGGTTTTCTAATTGCTTCTAGATACAATGTGATACTACATGTTTTGAGTATGACCGGCAGTACGACATATTTACCGCTCCGATCAAGCCCACCACCTTGGCACGAGCATGTAGCAATTGCGCTTGGTTAcgttaataataatcattatgtTAAGGTAACATTGACAAGAGGGTACCCAATACCTACTGTTGCTCCACAATGGAATTATTTTAGATATGATTGTGCATATGCATGGATTACTCCATATGAGCATAGGATCAATAGTTACAATGAGTATGTAGACTCTAATTGTACTCGTGAGCATGTTATATTGGAGTGA